GATCTCCGGGTCGAAACAGGTCTTGAGCGTCGCCCACACCTGCTCCTCGAGGTCACCGCCCGCGGCGGAGGCGGGCGCCGTGGTCGGCTCCTTGCCGAGCGCGTCGGCGTCCCTGCCCGCGATGCGGAAGAGGCCGCCGTAGGCGGGGACCTGCACCGTGTAGGAGCCGCCGAGGGACTGCGTGATGACGACGTCCCAGCCCTTCTCGAGCGTCATGGTGTGCCCGCCGGGGACCTGGATCGCCTCTACGTCGCGCGTCAGCTCGGTTCGTTCCATGGAGGGATTCTAGACCGCCCTGCCGGGTGGCGCCACCGCCCCACGGGCCGGTGGTGGTGCCGCGCTGAACCACTGACTACGGGCCCGCCACCGGCAGCCAGCCTCGCGTCAGCACGTCACTCATCGTGAGCCCGATCAGGATCGCGAGCCAGAAGAAGCCGCCGCCCGCGACCACCCAGGTGAGCCCCGGGCTCTCGCGCAAGTGCATGAAGAAGAGGACGACGAGGACCGCCTTGGTGAACGCGATCGAGAGCGCGACCACCACGCTCGCTGGCCCCAGGTCGACGTACGACACGGCGACGGTGGCGAG
This genomic stretch from Deltaproteobacteria bacterium harbors:
- a CDS encoding caa(3)-type oxidase subunit IV yields the protein MARSGVRVYVAVFAALIVLTLATVAVSYVDLGPASVVVALSIAFTKAVLVVLFFMHLRESPGLTWVVAGGGFFWLAILIGLTMSDVLTRGWLPVAGP
- the sufT gene encoding putative Fe-S cluster assembly protein SufT; the encoded protein is MERTELTRDVEAIQVPGGHTMTLEKGWDVVITQSLGGSYTVQVPAYGGLFRIAGRDADALGKEPTTAPASAAGGDLEEQVWATLKTCFDPEIPVNIVDLGLVYDMRIAPEGDGHRVDVKMTLTAPGCGMGTSIAADARLRLLDLPGVTDADVQIVWDPPWNPQMISPEGKERLGMA